In a genomic window of Vulpes lagopus strain Blue_001 chromosome 13, ASM1834538v1, whole genome shotgun sequence:
- the CLDN12 gene encoding claudin-12 → MGCRDVHAATVLSFLCGIASVAGLFAGTLLPNWRKLRLITFNRNEKNLTVYTGLWVKCARYDGSSDCLMYDTTWYSSVDQLDLRVLQFALPLSILIAMGALLLCLIGMCNTAFRSSVPNIKLAKCLVNSAGCHLVAGLLFFLAGTVSLSPSIWVIFYNVHLNKKFEPVFTFDYAVYVTMASAGGLYMTSLLLFIWYCACKSLPSPFWQPLYSHPPSMHTYSQPYSARSRLSAIEIDIPVVSHTT, encoded by the coding sequence ATGGGCTGTCGGGATGTCCATGCAGCCACAGTCCTCTCCTTCCTGTGTGGAATCGCCTCGGTAGCAGGCCTCTTTGCAGGAACTCTGCTTCCCAACTGGAGGAAATTACGACTGATCACATTCAACAGAAATGAGAAGAATCTGACTGTTTACACTGGCCTGTGGGTGAAGTGTGCCCGATATGATGGGAGCAGTGACTGCCTGATGTATGATACTACTTGGTACTCATCAGTTGACCAACTGGACTTGCGGGTCCTCCAGTTTGCCCTGCCTCTCAGCATCCTGATTGCAATGGGTGCCCTGCTGCTCTGCCTCATTGGAATGTGCAACACGGCCTTCAGGTCCTCAGTGCCCAACATCAAACTGGCCAAGTGTCTGGTCAATAGTGCAGGCTGCCATCTGGTGGCCGGGCTGCTGTTTTTCCTGGCAGGTACTGTGAGCCTCTCCCCATCCATCTGGGTCATCTTTTATAACGTTCATCTGAACAAGAAGTTTGAGCCAGTCTTTACATTTGACTACGCAGTGTATGTCACTATGGCTAGTGCTGGGGGCCTGTATATGACTTCCCTTCTACTGTTTATTTGGTACTGTGCATGCAAATCTTTGCCTTCTCCTTTCTGGCAGCCACTGTACTCCCATCCGCCCAGTATGCATACTTACTCACAGCCCTATTCAGCACGTTCCCGCCTTTCTGCCATTGAAATTGACATTCCAGTTGTTTCACACACCACCTAA